A stretch of the Medicago truncatula cultivar Jemalong A17 chromosome 5, MtrunA17r5.0-ANR, whole genome shotgun sequence genome encodes the following:
- the LOC25494952 gene encoding uncharacterized protein — MQRYQICCLESQWYRNWILQLKLNFASTPSFPNSITFHSSFMVSTKFNFPNLLPRSVFNHHFHSNPLALVLGFVVSQQIAMAGAGQLNMIDSPSRGSRSVDCFERLEKSAKAPIVMFTWPKRSKPVKLSLSRKYVWIMGEGV; from the exons ATGCAGCGGTACCAAATTTGTTGCCTAGAATCTCAATGGTATAGAAATTGGATTCTACAACTGAAATTGAATTTTGCTTCCACACCTTCATTTCCCAATTCAATTACGTTCCATTCTTCCTTTATGGtttccacaaaattcaatttccCCAATTTATTGCCCAGATCTGTCTTCAATCATCACTTCCATTCAAACCCTCTAGCTTTGGTTTTAGGGTTTGTTGTTAGTCAGCAAATAGCAATGGCAGGAGCTGGGCAACTGAACATGATTGATTCACCTTCGCGTGGTTCCCGTAGCGTCGATTGCTTTGAGAGGCTCGAAAAATCGGCGAAGGCACCTATTG TCATGTTTACATGGCCAAAGAGATCGAAACCGGTGAAATTGTCGCTCTCAAGAAAATACGTATGGATAATGGGAGAAGGAGTATGA